In a genomic window of Carassius gibelio isolate Cgi1373 ecotype wild population from Czech Republic chromosome A3, carGib1.2-hapl.c, whole genome shotgun sequence:
- the LOC127941027 gene encoding epsin-3 isoform X1, protein MTSSSLRRQMKNIVNNYTDAEIKAREATSNDPWGPPTSLLMEISDLTFNVVSLTEIMGIIWKRLNDHGKNWRHVYKALTLLDYLIKSGSERVAQQCKENIYSIQTLRDFQYIDRDGQDQGMGIREKSKQLVLLLREDERLKQERSKALKTRERVTGTSIAMGYGSLPPPYPGRPTSQPSVEVLYGEEQSRVMHVPSSVNPSSSPSHLAPDLESARPQTSGEEELQLQLALAMSQEESVKPVPVVDIDEQTQLQIAMSLSEEEAHKPAPPPAAVLEMDEEAQLQLALTLSKEEHQQEEQSRQGDESLLQKALEESKRELEAKGGRSAMLDLADIFAPAPDVPSAASAWASSGGYSGLAQAGPLRSEPWDSPAEPSSLSRQHGSSWMAPPASSDRSQPWTQRQPHPDPWDAPGSAPMNQTWISPARGTGVDPFSTVEADKQGSIGPLKTPSPRAGSPSDDDLFDDSMDGGQANLNGHSSPMPFDMSSLGEGLPKTAPQTSRTPEAFLGLTGASLVNLDALIPSNPPSKNFNPFLSGIDAPLASNPFQHEPPRFTLNQMHPSSTSPVPSSLPFNASLPMAASIQPSSLPSTFTQSAHVPPLVPGDLPQPLLPLSTTSTLGDPDQHNQNPFL, encoded by the exons ATGACGTCCTCTTCATTACGGCGCCAGATGAAGAACATCGTGAACAACTACACGGATGCAGAGATCAAGGCCAGGGAGGCGACCTCCAATGATCCGTGGGGTCCCCCGACCTCGCTCTTGATGGAAATCTCAGACCTGACCTTCAACGTGGTGTCCTTGACCGAGATCATGGGCATCATCTGGAAGAGGCTCAACGACCACGGCAAGAACTGGCGGCATGTCTACAAGGCCCTCACTCTGCTGGACTATCTGATCAAGTCAGGATCAGAGCGAGTGGCCCAGCAGTGCAAGGAGAACATCTACTCCATCCAGACTCTGCGGGATTTCCAGTACATCGACCGGGACGGACAGGACCAGGGCATGGGCATACGGGAAAAGTCCAAGCAGCTGGTGCTTCTTCTAAGGGAAGATGAGCGCCTCAAGCAGGAGAGATCGAAGGCGCTCAAGACTCGTGAACGTGTGACGGGAACCAGCATTGCCATGGGTTATGGATCTTTACCACCTCCCTATCCAGGACGTCCCACCAGTCAGCCCAGTGTGGAAGTGCTGTATGGGGAAGAGCAGAGCAGGGTGATGCACGTACCATCCTCCGTCAACC CCTCCTCTTCCCCCTCTCACCTGGCCCCAGATCTGGAGAGCGCCCGGCCCCAGACGAGCGGAGAGGAGGAACTCCAGCTGCAGCTGGCCTTGGCCATGAGCCAAGAGGAGAGTGTgaag CCTGTTCCTGTTGTGGATATTGATGAACAGACACAGCTTCAGATCGCAATGAGTCTCAGTGAGGAGGAGGCACACAAG CCGGCTCCTCCTCCTGCTGCTGTTCTGGAGATGGATGAAGAGGCACAGCTTCAGCTGGCCCTCACTCTCAGTAAAGAGGAACATCAGCAG GAGGAGCAAAGTCGACAAGGAGACGAGTCATTGCTCCAGAAAGCACTTGAAGAGAGCAAACGAGAATTGGAGGCCAAAGGAGGAAGA TCTGCCATGCTGGATCTTGCAGATATTTTTGCTCCGGCTCCTGATGTGCCCTCTGCGGCCAGTGCTTGGGCTTCATCTGGAGGCTATAGTGGCTTAGCCCAGGCTGGTCCTCTGAGGTCTGAGCCCTGGGATAGTCCAG CAGAGCCCAGCTCTCTAAGCCGTCAACATGGAAGCTCATGGATGGCGCCTCCTGCATCAAGTGATCGTTCCCAGCCCTGGACGCAGCGACAGCCACATCCTGACCCATGGGACGCCCCTGGCTCTGCGCCCATGAACCAGACCTGGATCTCCCCTGCACGTG GAACTGGAGTGGATCCCTTTTCAACCGTAGAAGCAGACAAACAAGGATCTATTGGCCCTCTCAAAACTCCATCCCCTCGGGCAGGAAGTCCCTCAG atGACGATCTTTTTGACGACTCTATGGATGGAGGTCAGGCAAATTTAAATGGCCATAGTAGTCCTATGCCTTTCGATATGTCTTCCCTTGGCGAAGGTCTACCGAAAACAGCTCCTCAAACCAGCAGAACTCCCGAGGCATTTCTGGGTCTCACCGGAGCATCACTCGTCAACCTGGATGCTTTGATACCCTCCAACCCTCCTTCCAAGAACTTCAACCCATTTTTATCAG GAATAGATGCTCCATTGGCCTCTAATCCATTCCAACATGAGCCGCCCCGTTTCACACTTAATCAAATGCACCCCAGCTCCACATCTCCTGTACCCTCATCCCTCCCATTTAATGCCTCTCTGCCCATGGCTGCCAGCATCCAGCCCAGCTCCCTGCCTTCTACCTTCACACAGTCCGCACACGTCCCGCCGCTGGTCCCCGGAGACCTGCCGCAGCCGCTGCTACCCCTGTCAACCACATCCACGCTTGGAGATCCAGACCAACACAATCAAAACCCTTTCCTATGA
- the LOC127957043 gene encoding ADP-ribosylation factor-like protein 16 — MCLLLGATGVGKTLLLNRLQNILQFSSCLHKLDMASLSGVARERASGQVGVGTNLTDLILRRRKITVGELGGCMEPIWPKYYVDSTSVIFVVDCSNVVQISSSCVQLLSVLSAEPLQSALCSYSSTHSLSSMLSLHTLTIHDRYGAEYCRVTVNKHQTNVEMHNRWKNLERIYRCVF; from the exons ATGTGCTTGTTGCTCGGTGCAACTGGAGTTGGAAAAACGCTTTTACTAAATCGACTACAGAATATCCTTCAATTCAGCAGCTGTTTACACAAAC TGGATATGGCTTCTTTATCTGGAGTTGCACGCGAACGCGCATCTGGGCAAGTAGGG GTCGGTACCAACCTCACAGACCTCATACTCAGGAGGAGGAAGATAACAGTAGGAGAGTTGGGAGGCTGTATGGAGCCCATTTGGCCAAAATACTACGTAGATAGCACATCTGTTATA TTTGTGGTGGACTGTTCCAACGTCGTCCAGATCTCTTCTTCTTGCGTCCAGCTGCTGTCCGTTCTCTCTGCGGAGCCGCTGCAGTCTGCGCTGTGCTCGTACTCTTCAACACACTCACTCTCGAGCATGTTATCACTCCACACCCTCACAATACATGATAGATATGGAGCGGAGTACTGCAGGGTCACAGTAAACAAACATCAGACAAATGTGGAGATGCACAACCGGTGGAAGAATCTAGAGCGGATCTACAGATGTGTTTTCTAA
- the LOC127941027 gene encoding epsin-3 isoform X3: MTSSSLRRQMKNIVNNYTDAEIKAREATSNDPWGPPTSLLMEISDLTFNVVSLTEIMGIIWKRLNDHGKNWRHVYKALTLLDYLIKSGSERVAQQCKENIYSIQTLRDFQYIDRDGQDQGMGIREKSKQLVLLLREDERLKQERSKALKTRERVTGTSIAMGYGSLPPPYPGRPTSQPSVEVLYGEEQSRVMHVPSSVNPSSSPSHLAPDLESARPQTSGEEELQLQLALAMSQEESVKPVPVVDIDEQTQLQIAMSLSEEEAHKPAPPPAAVLEMDEEAQLQLALTLSKEEHQQEEQSRQGDESLLQKALEESKRELEAKGGRSAMLDLADIFAPAPDVPSAASAWASSGGYSGLAQAGPLRSEPWDSPAEPSSLSRQHGSSWMAPPASSDRSQPWTQRQPHPDPWDAPGSAPMNQTWISPARDDDLFDDSMDGGQANLNGHSSPMPFDMSSLGEGLPKTAPQTSRTPEAFLGLTGASLVNLDALIPSNPPSKNFNPFLSGIDAPLASNPFQHEPPRFTLNQMHPSSTSPVPSSLPFNASLPMAASIQPSSLPSTFTQSAHVPPLVPGDLPQPLLPLSTTSTLGDPDQHNQNPFL; encoded by the exons ATGACGTCCTCTTCATTACGGCGCCAGATGAAGAACATCGTGAACAACTACACGGATGCAGAGATCAAGGCCAGGGAGGCGACCTCCAATGATCCGTGGGGTCCCCCGACCTCGCTCTTGATGGAAATCTCAGACCTGACCTTCAACGTGGTGTCCTTGACCGAGATCATGGGCATCATCTGGAAGAGGCTCAACGACCACGGCAAGAACTGGCGGCATGTCTACAAGGCCCTCACTCTGCTGGACTATCTGATCAAGTCAGGATCAGAGCGAGTGGCCCAGCAGTGCAAGGAGAACATCTACTCCATCCAGACTCTGCGGGATTTCCAGTACATCGACCGGGACGGACAGGACCAGGGCATGGGCATACGGGAAAAGTCCAAGCAGCTGGTGCTTCTTCTAAGGGAAGATGAGCGCCTCAAGCAGGAGAGATCGAAGGCGCTCAAGACTCGTGAACGTGTGACGGGAACCAGCATTGCCATGGGTTATGGATCTTTACCACCTCCCTATCCAGGACGTCCCACCAGTCAGCCCAGTGTGGAAGTGCTGTATGGGGAAGAGCAGAGCAGGGTGATGCACGTACCATCCTCCGTCAACC CCTCCTCTTCCCCCTCTCACCTGGCCCCAGATCTGGAGAGCGCCCGGCCCCAGACGAGCGGAGAGGAGGAACTCCAGCTGCAGCTGGCCTTGGCCATGAGCCAAGAGGAGAGTGTgaag CCTGTTCCTGTTGTGGATATTGATGAACAGACACAGCTTCAGATCGCAATGAGTCTCAGTGAGGAGGAGGCACACAAG CCGGCTCCTCCTCCTGCTGCTGTTCTGGAGATGGATGAAGAGGCACAGCTTCAGCTGGCCCTCACTCTCAGTAAAGAGGAACATCAGCAG GAGGAGCAAAGTCGACAAGGAGACGAGTCATTGCTCCAGAAAGCACTTGAAGAGAGCAAACGAGAATTGGAGGCCAAAGGAGGAAGA TCTGCCATGCTGGATCTTGCAGATATTTTTGCTCCGGCTCCTGATGTGCCCTCTGCGGCCAGTGCTTGGGCTTCATCTGGAGGCTATAGTGGCTTAGCCCAGGCTGGTCCTCTGAGGTCTGAGCCCTGGGATAGTCCAG CAGAGCCCAGCTCTCTAAGCCGTCAACATGGAAGCTCATGGATGGCGCCTCCTGCATCAAGTGATCGTTCCCAGCCCTGGACGCAGCGACAGCCACATCCTGACCCATGGGACGCCCCTGGCTCTGCGCCCATGAACCAGACCTGGATCTCCCCTGCACGTG atGACGATCTTTTTGACGACTCTATGGATGGAGGTCAGGCAAATTTAAATGGCCATAGTAGTCCTATGCCTTTCGATATGTCTTCCCTTGGCGAAGGTCTACCGAAAACAGCTCCTCAAACCAGCAGAACTCCCGAGGCATTTCTGGGTCTCACCGGAGCATCACTCGTCAACCTGGATGCTTTGATACCCTCCAACCCTCCTTCCAAGAACTTCAACCCATTTTTATCAG GAATAGATGCTCCATTGGCCTCTAATCCATTCCAACATGAGCCGCCCCGTTTCACACTTAATCAAATGCACCCCAGCTCCACATCTCCTGTACCCTCATCCCTCCCATTTAATGCCTCTCTGCCCATGGCTGCCAGCATCCAGCCCAGCTCCCTGCCTTCTACCTTCACACAGTCCGCACACGTCCCGCCGCTGGTCCCCGGAGACCTGCCGCAGCCGCTGCTACCCCTGTCAACCACATCCACGCTTGGAGATCCAGACCAACACAATCAAAACCCTTTCCTATGA
- the LOC127941179 gene encoding GTP-binding protein Rhes-like: MTHHTRPPIHHQHIKALREPRTNHCTKSAARPLPPSCRPQHQSFWTIPARRMVVNTTDKALLSVDGTAMLSCCSYHSEGNATVDMHLQCASHWRHPEPKMRVVRSASTGKRPSSSERKPRRSLDPVSAPQLHKTKHMRYESKNDELVSVKPSHYRRIVVLGAPRVGKTAIIRRFLGDDGFEEQYEPTTEDFHSKLYHIRGERYQLDILDASKERDFPAKRRLSILTGDIFLLVFSVTDRESFTEICSLREEIFTAKSKLTKSKENRQLPLLICGNKTDLNSSRAVQHSDIRQSLGEDSVLFEVSAKDCTNLEEMFETLAVLGGLPTETRPSLHRDISIHTYQALSSRKRNKRAVHEPCGAVHPLARRPSFSSDLRRVMGPSTPKRSTPIERCQIQ, encoded by the exons ATGACGCACCACACGAGACCACCCATCCATCATCAGCATATAAAAGCACTGCGGGAACCGCGTACAAATCACTGCACCAAGAGTGCTGCGCGTCCCCTTCCGCCGTCCTGCCGACCACAGCACCAGTCGTTCTGGACGATACCAGCGAGGAGAATGGTGGTGAACACAACTGATAAAGCTCTTCTTTCTGTTGATGGCACCGCGATGCTCTCCTGTTGCAGCTATCACTCCGAGGGCAACGCAACAGTTGATATGCATTTGCAGTGCGCGTCGCACTGGAGACATCCAGAGCCAAAGATGCGAGTGGTGCGCTCCGCCAGCACTGGAAAGCGACCCTCGTCGTCTGAACGCAAACCCCGGAGATCTCTGGATCCTGTCTCCGCGCCTCAGCTCCATAAAACAAAGCACATGAGATATGAGAGTAAAAACGACGAGCTGGTCAGCGTAAAACCCAGTCATTACCGGCGCATAGTTGTGCTCGGCGCGCCCCGAGTGGGTAAAACGGCGATTATCCGCCGTTTTCTGGGTGATGATGGATTCGAGGAACAGTACGAGCCGACGACCGAGGACTTTCACAGCAAACTGTATCACATCCGTGGAGAGAGATACCAGTTAGACATCCTGGACGCGTCCAAAGAGAGAGACTTTCCTGCCAAGCGAAGACTCTCTATTCTGACAG GTGACATATTCCTGCTGGTGTTCAGCGTGACTGATCGAGAGTCTTTCACGGAGATCTGCTCGTTACGCGAGGAGATTTTCACTGCCAAATCCAAGCTGACCAAGTCCAAAGAAAACAGACAGCTTCCGCTTCTTATCTGTGGTAATAAAACTGACTTAAACTCCTCGAGAGCCGTGCAGCACTCTGATATTCGCCAGTCTCTTGGGGAGGACAGCGTCCTCTTTGAGGTGTCTGCTAAAGATTGCACCAACCTGGAGGAGATGTTCGAGACCCTGGCGGTGTTGGGAGGGCTCCCCACAGAGACCAGACCCTCTCTCCATCGAGACATCTCCATCCACACGTATCAAGCGCTGAGCAGCAGAAAGAGAAACAAAAGAGCCGTGCATGAGCCGTGTGGCGCGGTGCATCCGCTCGCTCGCAGACCGAGTTTCAGCAGCGATCTGCGGCGCGTGATGGGCCCCAGCACCCCTAAACGAAGTACGCCTATTGAGAGGTGTCAAATACAGTAA
- the LOC127941027 gene encoding epsin-3 isoform X2, with protein MTSSSLRRQMKNIVNNYTDAEIKAREATSNDPWGPPTSLLMEISDLTFNVVSLTEIMGIIWKRLNDHGKNWRHVYKALTLLDYLIKSGSERVAQQCKENIYSIQTLRDFQYIDRDGQDQGMGIREKSKQLVLLLREDERLKQERSKALKTRERVTGTSIAMGYGSLPPPYPGRPTSQPSVEVLYGEEQSRVMHVPSSVNPSSSPSHLAPDLESARPQTSGEEELQLQLALAMSQEESVKPVPVVDIDEQTQLQIAMSLSEEEAHKPAPPPAAVLEMDEEAQLQLALTLSKEEHQQEEQSRQGDESLLQKALEESKRELEAKGGRSAMLDLADIFAPAPDVPSAASAWASSGGYSGLAQAGPLRSEPWDSPEPSSLSRQHGSSWMAPPASSDRSQPWTQRQPHPDPWDAPGSAPMNQTWISPARGTGVDPFSTVEADKQGSIGPLKTPSPRAGSPSDDDLFDDSMDGGQANLNGHSSPMPFDMSSLGEGLPKTAPQTSRTPEAFLGLTGASLVNLDALIPSNPPSKNFNPFLSGIDAPLASNPFQHEPPRFTLNQMHPSSTSPVPSSLPFNASLPMAASIQPSSLPSTFTQSAHVPPLVPGDLPQPLLPLSTTSTLGDPDQHNQNPFL; from the exons ATGACGTCCTCTTCATTACGGCGCCAGATGAAGAACATCGTGAACAACTACACGGATGCAGAGATCAAGGCCAGGGAGGCGACCTCCAATGATCCGTGGGGTCCCCCGACCTCGCTCTTGATGGAAATCTCAGACCTGACCTTCAACGTGGTGTCCTTGACCGAGATCATGGGCATCATCTGGAAGAGGCTCAACGACCACGGCAAGAACTGGCGGCATGTCTACAAGGCCCTCACTCTGCTGGACTATCTGATCAAGTCAGGATCAGAGCGAGTGGCCCAGCAGTGCAAGGAGAACATCTACTCCATCCAGACTCTGCGGGATTTCCAGTACATCGACCGGGACGGACAGGACCAGGGCATGGGCATACGGGAAAAGTCCAAGCAGCTGGTGCTTCTTCTAAGGGAAGATGAGCGCCTCAAGCAGGAGAGATCGAAGGCGCTCAAGACTCGTGAACGTGTGACGGGAACCAGCATTGCCATGGGTTATGGATCTTTACCACCTCCCTATCCAGGACGTCCCACCAGTCAGCCCAGTGTGGAAGTGCTGTATGGGGAAGAGCAGAGCAGGGTGATGCACGTACCATCCTCCGTCAACC CCTCCTCTTCCCCCTCTCACCTGGCCCCAGATCTGGAGAGCGCCCGGCCCCAGACGAGCGGAGAGGAGGAACTCCAGCTGCAGCTGGCCTTGGCCATGAGCCAAGAGGAGAGTGTgaag CCTGTTCCTGTTGTGGATATTGATGAACAGACACAGCTTCAGATCGCAATGAGTCTCAGTGAGGAGGAGGCACACAAG CCGGCTCCTCCTCCTGCTGCTGTTCTGGAGATGGATGAAGAGGCACAGCTTCAGCTGGCCCTCACTCTCAGTAAAGAGGAACATCAGCAG GAGGAGCAAAGTCGACAAGGAGACGAGTCATTGCTCCAGAAAGCACTTGAAGAGAGCAAACGAGAATTGGAGGCCAAAGGAGGAAGA TCTGCCATGCTGGATCTTGCAGATATTTTTGCTCCGGCTCCTGATGTGCCCTCTGCGGCCAGTGCTTGGGCTTCATCTGGAGGCTATAGTGGCTTAGCCCAGGCTGGTCCTCTGAGGTCTGAGCCCTGGGATAGTCCAG AGCCCAGCTCTCTAAGCCGTCAACATGGAAGCTCATGGATGGCGCCTCCTGCATCAAGTGATCGTTCCCAGCCCTGGACGCAGCGACAGCCACATCCTGACCCATGGGACGCCCCTGGCTCTGCGCCCATGAACCAGACCTGGATCTCCCCTGCACGTG GAACTGGAGTGGATCCCTTTTCAACCGTAGAAGCAGACAAACAAGGATCTATTGGCCCTCTCAAAACTCCATCCCCTCGGGCAGGAAGTCCCTCAG atGACGATCTTTTTGACGACTCTATGGATGGAGGTCAGGCAAATTTAAATGGCCATAGTAGTCCTATGCCTTTCGATATGTCTTCCCTTGGCGAAGGTCTACCGAAAACAGCTCCTCAAACCAGCAGAACTCCCGAGGCATTTCTGGGTCTCACCGGAGCATCACTCGTCAACCTGGATGCTTTGATACCCTCCAACCCTCCTTCCAAGAACTTCAACCCATTTTTATCAG GAATAGATGCTCCATTGGCCTCTAATCCATTCCAACATGAGCCGCCCCGTTTCACACTTAATCAAATGCACCCCAGCTCCACATCTCCTGTACCCTCATCCCTCCCATTTAATGCCTCTCTGCCCATGGCTGCCAGCATCCAGCCCAGCTCCCTGCCTTCTACCTTCACACAGTCCGCACACGTCCCGCCGCTGGTCCCCGGAGACCTGCCGCAGCCGCTGCTACCCCTGTCAACCACATCCACGCTTGGAGATCCAGACCAACACAATCAAAACCCTTTCCTATGA